From the Halomonas sp. MCCC 1A13316 genome, the window ACGCTCAAGGGGGTTGGCAAGGTCTATCTCCAGTCCGTCATCGACTGCTTCAGCCGCTACGCCTGGGGCCGCCTCTACACCAGCAAACTGCCCATCACGGCCGTGCATGTGCTCAATAATGACGTGCTGCCCTTCTTCGAGGCTCACAACGCCAAAGTCAGCACGGTACTCAGCGACAACGGCCGCGAGTTCTGCGGCCGTAAGGATCAGCATCCGTATGAGCTGTTCCTTCAGCTCGAAGAAATCGAGCACCGCACCACCAAGGTTCGCCGACCGCAGAGCAACGGCTTCGTCGAGCGGTTGCACCGCACCCTGCTGGACGAGCACTTTCGCATCCAGGGGCGCACCAAGTGGTACGAAGCCCTGGAAGAAATGCAGCAGGACCTGGACGACTATCTGGCCACCTACAACACGAAACGGCCGCATCAAGGCCGCAACATGAAGGGGGCGACGCCCTATGCCGTGTTCAAGAAAGGGCTCCCCAAAGAGACGAAGAAGGAACCCAGGAAAACGGCAGAAAACACTGCTTAACTATAGGGAGCCCATGGGGGCATGTGTCAGGTGAATACCATCACTGTACAGATAAGGTGTTGAGTCCCGAATGGGAGTTTTTCGGGACTCTACTAAAGCTATTTCTCCGGCATAGCAATGTCTTTTTCTACAATATCTCCGTTAACCAGTATCGGTCTGTCATCTAGGAAAAGAGAACAGTTTCTCATTGGAATGTCTAAGTGACACGCAGTGTCATTTGTTCCGCCAAGTTCGCTGTTTGGCCCTGTTGAAAACATGACATTGCCATAAAAACTTCTGGGCTCCATACCCATCCCGCCAGGGAATTCTCCTGGAACCATTCTATGCCATTTGGCATCTCGGTTCATTCCCCAGCCGACGTGACTCATACCAAAGCCACGTTCATCATTGAAATCCCTCATATACGATTTAACGATATCGGCATCAAGTCCTCCACGAATATCAGTGATCCACCCTTTTTCTATCGTGTAGGTGATCGGTTCGCGGACATAGATATTTTGTGGCAGTAGGACGTCACCGGGAGCAACGACGATCTGACCATCAACTCCGTCGTCGTCCCCGCCTGTAAAAACAAACCCTGACGGCCAATGATCCCATCGTCCCGGCTCGTCTGTGCAGGCGTACTCTGTGACAGTAGGGTAAGTGTTTAGTTTGTATGTGACATCCGTGCCATGAGCCGATGTGATACGCATCACCTTTGCTTTAGAAAGAAGCTCGCCGGCTATCTCGACCTTCTCCTTTAGCTCTGGGTTAGGAAGCATTCTGGCCAAAAGCTCCGGGGGCTCTACGACAGTGAGTATGCGCGTCCCAGCTGCCTGTATGGCCATTTGCTCTGGGGAAAAAAGAAGGAAAATACAGTCTATCAGCATGTCGCATTGTTTCAATGCGTCAACTGCCTCAGGCATGGTTGATAAGCTATTGACGCCGACATTCCAGCCTCCAGTAGGTAGTGGCGCTGGCAGGCGCATGTGATACATTTTAGCTCCAAGCCTCTGTCCTGCCGCCATAAATGCGTCAGCGTATTCGATTCTTTCATTTCCCTGCGTTAGTACGATCACTTTTTCGCCTTCATGAACGCCTGACATTTTTAGCTGATGAAGGCA encodes:
- a CDS encoding leucyl aminopeptidase; translated protein: MDQASFAEICLHQLKMSGVHEGEKVIVLTQGNERIEYADAFMAAGQRLGAKMYHMRLPAPLPTGGWNVGVNSLSTMPEAVDALKQCDMLIDCIFLLFSPEQMAIQAAGTRILTVVEPPELLARMLPNPELKEKVEIAGELLSKAKVMRITSAHGTDVTYKLNTYPTVTEYACTDEPGRWDHWPSGFVFTGGDDDGVDGQIVVAPGDVLLPQNIYVREPITYTIEKGWITDIRGGLDADIVKSYMRDFNDERGFGMSHVGWGMNRDAKWHRMVPGEFPGGMGMEPRSFYGNVMFSTGPNSELGGTNDTACHLDIPMRNCSLFLDDRPILVNGDIVEKDIAMPEK
- a CDS encoding IS481 family transposase, encoding MTTEEKVARRKLSLLELAKDLQNVSKACKVMGYSRQQFYEIRRNYQTFGSEGLIDKLPGPRGPHPNRVSEEIETAILEHSLAFPTHGPVRVAQELALRGIQVSSTGVRGVWGRHDLLTRHERLLRLERATREQKIELTEDQVRHLERFSPEFRERHIEVHHTGELVAVDTFFVGTLKGVGKVYLQSVIDCFSRYAWGRLYTSKLPITAVHVLNNDVLPFFEAHNAKVSTVLSDNGREFCGRKDQHPYELFLQLEEIEHRTTKVRRPQSNGFVERLHRTLLDEHFRIQGRTKWYEALEEMQQDLDDYLATYNTKRPHQGRNMKGATPYAVFKKGLPKETKKEPRKTAENTA